Proteins from a genomic interval of Arachis hypogaea cultivar Tifrunner chromosome 10, arahy.Tifrunner.gnm2.J5K5, whole genome shotgun sequence:
- the LOC112714969 gene encoding uncharacterized protein isoform X1, with amino-acid sequence MAQSLELLLIQFLMPDNDARRQAEDQIKRLAKDPQVVPALIHHLRTAKTPNVRQLAAVLLRKKITGHWAKLSPQLKQLVKQSLIDSITMEHSPPVRKASANVVSIVAKYAVPSGEWPDLLPFLFQCSQSAQEDHREVALILFSSLTETVGNAFRPHFAALQALLLKCLQDETSNRVRVAALKAVGSFLEFTHDGDEVIKFREFIPSILNVARQCLASGEEDVAIIAFEIFDELIESPAPLLGDSVKSIVQFSLEVCSSQNLESNTRHQAIQIISWLAKYKSNTLKKHKLVIPILQVLCPLLAESTDESDDDDLAPDRAAAEVIDTMALNIPKHVYPPVFEFSSVSSQNANPKFREASVTALGVISEGCLELMKSKLEPVLHIVLGALRDPEQMVRGAASFALGQFAEHLQPEIVSHYESVLPCILNSLEDASDEVKEKSYYALAAFCENMGEEILPFLDPLMGRLLAALQNSSRNLQETCMSAIGSIASAAEQAFFPYAERVLELMKNFMVLTNDEDLRCRARATELVGIVAMSVGRMRMEPILPPYIEAAISGFGLEFSELREYTHGFFSNVAEILEDSFAQYLPHVVPLAFSSCNLDDGSAVDIDECDDEIANGFGEVSSDDEAHDEPRVRNISIRTGVLDEKAAATQALGLFAQHTKISYAPYLEETLRILDKHSSYFHEDVRLQAIIALKHILTTAHAIFQSQNDGAAKAKKLLDTVMNIYIKTMVEDDDKEVVAQACTSVADIIRDFGFAALEPYLPQLVEATSLLLREESACQQIESDSEIDDDDASHDEVLMDAVSDLLPAFAKSMGAQFAPIFAQLFEPLMKFAGSRCPISLTIRNKSQN; translated from the exons ATGGCGCAGTCGCTGGAGCTCTTGCTGATTCAATTCCTCATGCCCGACAACGACGCCCGCCGTCAAGCAGAGGACCAAATCAAGCGCCTCGCTAAGGACCCCCAGGTGGTCCCCGCCCTCATTCACCACCTCCGTACCGCCAAGACCCCCAACGTCCGCCAGCTCGCCGCCGTCCTCCTCCGCAAGAAGATCACCGGCCACTGGGCCAAGCTCTCTCCTCAGCTCAAGCAGCTCGTCAAGCAGTCCCTCATCGACAGCATCACCATGGAGCACAG CCCTCCCGTAAGGAAAGCGAGTGCTAATGTAGTGAGCATTGTTGCAAAGTATGCCGTTCCGTCCGGGGAATGGCCggatttgttgccatttctgttCCAGTGTAGTCAGAGTGCACAGGAAGACCACCGCGAA GTGGCGTTAATTCTCTTCAGCTCATTGACTGAAACAGTTGGGAACGCTTTCCGGCCACATTTTGCTGCTCTTCAAGCTCTTCTACTCAAGTGCCTGCAGGATGAGACTAGCAACCGCGTTAGAGTTGCTGCCCTCAA GGCGGTGGGTTCTTTTCTGGAATTCACTCACGATGGAGATGAAGTG ATCAAATTTCGGGAATTTATTCCAAGTATCTTGAATGTAGCACGACAATGCCTAGCTTCAGGAGAAGAAGATGTTGCTATAATTGCTTTTGAAATTTTTGATGAGCTGATAGAATCTCCTGCACCACTTCTTGGAGATTCAGTCAAATCCATAGTGCAGTTCTCCCTTGAGGTTTGCTCGAGTCAAAATTTGGAGTCTAATACACGTCATCAG GCAATTCAGATTATTTCATGGCTGGCAAAGTACAAGTCGAACACTTTGAAAAAGCATAAATTGGTCATCCCTATCCTGCAAGTTTTATGCCCTTTGCTTGCTGAATCAACAGAtgaaagtgatgatgatgatcttGCACCAGATAGAGCTGCTGCAGAAGTTATTGATACAATGGCTTTAAACATTCCAAAGCATGTTTATCCACCAGtttttgaattttcttctgtaAGCAGTCAGAACGCAAATCCAAAGTTTCGAGAAGCATCTGTAACTGCATTGGGTGTGATTTCAGAAGGTTGTTTGGAGCTCATGAAAAGTAAGCTTGAACCTGTTCTCCATATTGTTTTGGGAGCTCTGAGGGATCCGGAACAAATGGTCAGAGGGGCAGCTTCATTTGCTTTGGGTCAATTTGCTGAGCACTTACAGCCTGAAATTGTATCTCATTATGAGAGTGTTCTTCCATgtattttaaattctcttgaggATGCATCTGATGAAGTAAAG GAAAAGTCATACTATGCTTTGGCTGCATTTTGCGAGAACATGGGTGAGGAAATCCTTCCTTTCCTAGATCCTTTGATGGGAAGATTATTGGCAGCTCTCCAAAACAGTTCCCGTAATTTGCAAGAAACATGCATG TCTGCCATTGGTTCTATTGCTTCTGCTGCAGAGCAGGCTTTCTTTCCTTATGCTGAAAGGGTTTTAGAGCTGATGAAAAATTTCATGGTGTTAACTAATGACGAGGATCTCCGTTGCCGTGCAAGAGCAACAGAATTAGTCGGAATTGTTGCAATGTCCGTTGGCAGAATGAGAATGGAACCAATATTACCTCCCTACATAGAAGCTGCAATTTCA GGATTTGGGCTTGAGTTTAGTGAACTTCGGGAGTACACGCATGGATTCTTCAGCAATGTTGCTGAGATTTTGGAAGATAGTTTTGCACAG TATCTTCCTCATGTTGTGCCTCTTGCATTTTCTTCCTGCAATCTTGATGATGGCTCTGCGGTGGATATTGACGAGTGCGATGATGAAATTGCTAATGGATTTGGAGAAGTTTCTTCGGATGATGAAGCTCATGATGAACCAAGAGTTCGAAATATTAGTATTAGAACTGGAGTGTTGGATGAAAAGGCAGCTGCAACCCAAGCCCTTGGCCTGTTTGCGCAGCACACAAAGATTTCTTATGCTCC ATATTTGGAGGAGACGCTAAGAATCTTGGACAAACACTCTAGTTATTTCCATGAAGATGTTAGACTACAGGCAATCATTGCTTTAAAAC ATATTTTAACTACAGCTCATGCTATCTTCCAAAGCCAAAAT GATGGTGCTGCAAAAGCAAAAAAACTTCTTG ATACTGTGATGAATATTTACATCAAAACTATGGTTGAAGATGATGACAAGGAAGTGGTTGCTCAAGCATGCACTAGTGTGGCCGACATCATAAGAGATTTTGGTTTCGCAGCTCTTGAGCCTT ACTTGCCCCAGCTTGTTGAAGCAACTTCATTGTTGCTTCGAGAGGAATCTGCTTGTCAGCAGATAGAGTCAGACAGtgaaattgatgatgatgatgcttcaCATGATGAAGTGCTTATGGATGCTGTATCTGATCTTCTCCCTGCATTTGCAAAGTCTATGGGTGCTCAATTCGCTCCCATCTTTGCACAGCTATTTGAACCTTTAATGAAATTTGCAGGAAGTCGGTGCCCCATAAGTCTTACAATTAGGAACAAATCACAAAACTAA
- the LOC112714969 gene encoding uncharacterized protein isoform X4, translating into MCSPPVRKASANVVSIVAKYAVPSGEWPDLLPFLFQCSQSAQEDHREVALILFSSLTETVGNAFRPHFAALQALLLKCLQDETSNRVRVAALKAVGSFLEFTHDGDEVIKFREFIPSILNVARQCLASGEEDVAIIAFEIFDELIESPAPLLGDSVKSIVQFSLEVCSSQNLESNTRHQAIQIISWLAKYKSNTLKKHKLVIPILQVLCPLLAESTDESDDDDLAPDRAAAEVIDTMALNIPKHVYPPVFEFSSVSSQNANPKFREASVTALGVISEGCLELMKSKLEPVLHIVLGALRDPEQMVRGAASFALGQFAEHLQPEIVSHYESVLPCILNSLEDASDEVKEKSYYALAAFCENMGEEILPFLDPLMGRLLAALQNSSRNLQETCMSAIGSIASAAEQAFFPYAERVLELMKNFMVLTNDEDLRCRARATELVGIVAMSVGRMRMEPILPPYIEAAISGFGLEFSELREYTHGFFSNVAEILEDSFAQYLPHVVPLAFSSCNLDDGSAVDIDECDDEIANGFGEVSSDDEAHDEPRVRNISIRTGVLDEKAAATQALGLFAQHTKISYAPYLEETLRILDKHSSYFHEDVRLQAIIALKHILTTAHAIFQSQNDGAAKAKKLLDTVMNIYIKTMVEDDDKEVVAQACTSVADIIRDFGFAALEPYLPQLVEATSLLLREESACQQIESDSEIDDDDASHDEVLMDAVSDLLPAFAKSMESFPSPSR; encoded by the exons ATGTGCAGCCCTCCCGTAAGGAAAGCGAGTGCTAATGTAGTGAGCATTGTTGCAAAGTATGCCGTTCCGTCCGGGGAATGGCCggatttgttgccatttctgttCCAGTGTAGTCAGAGTGCACAGGAAGACCACCGCGAA GTGGCGTTAATTCTCTTCAGCTCATTGACTGAAACAGTTGGGAACGCTTTCCGGCCACATTTTGCTGCTCTTCAAGCTCTTCTACTCAAGTGCCTGCAGGATGAGACTAGCAACCGCGTTAGAGTTGCTGCCCTCAA GGCGGTGGGTTCTTTTCTGGAATTCACTCACGATGGAGATGAAGTG ATCAAATTTCGGGAATTTATTCCAAGTATCTTGAATGTAGCACGACAATGCCTAGCTTCAGGAGAAGAAGATGTTGCTATAATTGCTTTTGAAATTTTTGATGAGCTGATAGAATCTCCTGCACCACTTCTTGGAGATTCAGTCAAATCCATAGTGCAGTTCTCCCTTGAGGTTTGCTCGAGTCAAAATTTGGAGTCTAATACACGTCATCAG GCAATTCAGATTATTTCATGGCTGGCAAAGTACAAGTCGAACACTTTGAAAAAGCATAAATTGGTCATCCCTATCCTGCAAGTTTTATGCCCTTTGCTTGCTGAATCAACAGAtgaaagtgatgatgatgatcttGCACCAGATAGAGCTGCTGCAGAAGTTATTGATACAATGGCTTTAAACATTCCAAAGCATGTTTATCCACCAGtttttgaattttcttctgtaAGCAGTCAGAACGCAAATCCAAAGTTTCGAGAAGCATCTGTAACTGCATTGGGTGTGATTTCAGAAGGTTGTTTGGAGCTCATGAAAAGTAAGCTTGAACCTGTTCTCCATATTGTTTTGGGAGCTCTGAGGGATCCGGAACAAATGGTCAGAGGGGCAGCTTCATTTGCTTTGGGTCAATTTGCTGAGCACTTACAGCCTGAAATTGTATCTCATTATGAGAGTGTTCTTCCATgtattttaaattctcttgaggATGCATCTGATGAAGTAAAG GAAAAGTCATACTATGCTTTGGCTGCATTTTGCGAGAACATGGGTGAGGAAATCCTTCCTTTCCTAGATCCTTTGATGGGAAGATTATTGGCAGCTCTCCAAAACAGTTCCCGTAATTTGCAAGAAACATGCATG TCTGCCATTGGTTCTATTGCTTCTGCTGCAGAGCAGGCTTTCTTTCCTTATGCTGAAAGGGTTTTAGAGCTGATGAAAAATTTCATGGTGTTAACTAATGACGAGGATCTCCGTTGCCGTGCAAGAGCAACAGAATTAGTCGGAATTGTTGCAATGTCCGTTGGCAGAATGAGAATGGAACCAATATTACCTCCCTACATAGAAGCTGCAATTTCA GGATTTGGGCTTGAGTTTAGTGAACTTCGGGAGTACACGCATGGATTCTTCAGCAATGTTGCTGAGATTTTGGAAGATAGTTTTGCACAG TATCTTCCTCATGTTGTGCCTCTTGCATTTTCTTCCTGCAATCTTGATGATGGCTCTGCGGTGGATATTGACGAGTGCGATGATGAAATTGCTAATGGATTTGGAGAAGTTTCTTCGGATGATGAAGCTCATGATGAACCAAGAGTTCGAAATATTAGTATTAGAACTGGAGTGTTGGATGAAAAGGCAGCTGCAACCCAAGCCCTTGGCCTGTTTGCGCAGCACACAAAGATTTCTTATGCTCC ATATTTGGAGGAGACGCTAAGAATCTTGGACAAACACTCTAGTTATTTCCATGAAGATGTTAGACTACAGGCAATCATTGCTTTAAAAC ATATTTTAACTACAGCTCATGCTATCTTCCAAAGCCAAAAT GATGGTGCTGCAAAAGCAAAAAAACTTCTTG ATACTGTGATGAATATTTACATCAAAACTATGGTTGAAGATGATGACAAGGAAGTGGTTGCTCAAGCATGCACTAGTGTGGCCGACATCATAAGAGATTTTGGTTTCGCAGCTCTTGAGCCTT ACTTGCCCCAGCTTGTTGAAGCAACTTCATTGTTGCTTCGAGAGGAATCTGCTTGTCAGCAGATAGAGTCAGACAGtgaaattgatgatgatgatgcttcaCATGATGAAGTGCTTATGGATGCTGTATCTGATCTTCTCCCTGCATTTGCAAAGTCTATGG AAAGCTTCCCGTCCCCCTCAAGATAG
- the LOC112714969 gene encoding uncharacterized protein isoform X3 — translation MCSPPVRKASANVVSIVAKYAVPSGEWPDLLPFLFQCSQSAQEDHREVALILFSSLTETVGNAFRPHFAALQALLLKCLQDETSNRVRVAALKAVGSFLEFTHDGDEVIKFREFIPSILNVARQCLASGEEDVAIIAFEIFDELIESPAPLLGDSVKSIVQFSLEVCSSQNLESNTRHQAIQIISWLAKYKSNTLKKHKLVIPILQVLCPLLAESTDESDDDDLAPDRAAAEVIDTMALNIPKHVYPPVFEFSSVSSQNANPKFREASVTALGVISEGCLELMKSKLEPVLHIVLGALRDPEQMVRGAASFALGQFAEHLQPEIVSHYESVLPCILNSLEDASDEVKEKSYYALAAFCENMGEEILPFLDPLMGRLLAALQNSSRNLQETCMSAIGSIASAAEQAFFPYAERVLELMKNFMVLTNDEDLRCRARATELVGIVAMSVGRMRMEPILPPYIEAAISGFGLEFSELREYTHGFFSNVAEILEDSFAQYLPHVVPLAFSSCNLDDGSAVDIDECDDEIANGFGEVSSDDEAHDEPRVRNISIRTGVLDEKAAATQALGLFAQHTKISYAPYLEETLRILDKHSSYFHEDVRLQAIIALKHILTTAHAIFQSQNDGAAKAKKLLDTVMNIYIKTMVEDDDKEVVAQACTSVADIIRDFGFAALEPYLPQLVEATSLLLREESACQQIESDSEIDDDDASHDEVLMDAVSDLLPAFAKSMGAQFAPIFAQLFEPLMKFAGSRCPISLTIRNKSQN, via the exons ATGTGCAGCCCTCCCGTAAGGAAAGCGAGTGCTAATGTAGTGAGCATTGTTGCAAAGTATGCCGTTCCGTCCGGGGAATGGCCggatttgttgccatttctgttCCAGTGTAGTCAGAGTGCACAGGAAGACCACCGCGAA GTGGCGTTAATTCTCTTCAGCTCATTGACTGAAACAGTTGGGAACGCTTTCCGGCCACATTTTGCTGCTCTTCAAGCTCTTCTACTCAAGTGCCTGCAGGATGAGACTAGCAACCGCGTTAGAGTTGCTGCCCTCAA GGCGGTGGGTTCTTTTCTGGAATTCACTCACGATGGAGATGAAGTG ATCAAATTTCGGGAATTTATTCCAAGTATCTTGAATGTAGCACGACAATGCCTAGCTTCAGGAGAAGAAGATGTTGCTATAATTGCTTTTGAAATTTTTGATGAGCTGATAGAATCTCCTGCACCACTTCTTGGAGATTCAGTCAAATCCATAGTGCAGTTCTCCCTTGAGGTTTGCTCGAGTCAAAATTTGGAGTCTAATACACGTCATCAG GCAATTCAGATTATTTCATGGCTGGCAAAGTACAAGTCGAACACTTTGAAAAAGCATAAATTGGTCATCCCTATCCTGCAAGTTTTATGCCCTTTGCTTGCTGAATCAACAGAtgaaagtgatgatgatgatcttGCACCAGATAGAGCTGCTGCAGAAGTTATTGATACAATGGCTTTAAACATTCCAAAGCATGTTTATCCACCAGtttttgaattttcttctgtaAGCAGTCAGAACGCAAATCCAAAGTTTCGAGAAGCATCTGTAACTGCATTGGGTGTGATTTCAGAAGGTTGTTTGGAGCTCATGAAAAGTAAGCTTGAACCTGTTCTCCATATTGTTTTGGGAGCTCTGAGGGATCCGGAACAAATGGTCAGAGGGGCAGCTTCATTTGCTTTGGGTCAATTTGCTGAGCACTTACAGCCTGAAATTGTATCTCATTATGAGAGTGTTCTTCCATgtattttaaattctcttgaggATGCATCTGATGAAGTAAAG GAAAAGTCATACTATGCTTTGGCTGCATTTTGCGAGAACATGGGTGAGGAAATCCTTCCTTTCCTAGATCCTTTGATGGGAAGATTATTGGCAGCTCTCCAAAACAGTTCCCGTAATTTGCAAGAAACATGCATG TCTGCCATTGGTTCTATTGCTTCTGCTGCAGAGCAGGCTTTCTTTCCTTATGCTGAAAGGGTTTTAGAGCTGATGAAAAATTTCATGGTGTTAACTAATGACGAGGATCTCCGTTGCCGTGCAAGAGCAACAGAATTAGTCGGAATTGTTGCAATGTCCGTTGGCAGAATGAGAATGGAACCAATATTACCTCCCTACATAGAAGCTGCAATTTCA GGATTTGGGCTTGAGTTTAGTGAACTTCGGGAGTACACGCATGGATTCTTCAGCAATGTTGCTGAGATTTTGGAAGATAGTTTTGCACAG TATCTTCCTCATGTTGTGCCTCTTGCATTTTCTTCCTGCAATCTTGATGATGGCTCTGCGGTGGATATTGACGAGTGCGATGATGAAATTGCTAATGGATTTGGAGAAGTTTCTTCGGATGATGAAGCTCATGATGAACCAAGAGTTCGAAATATTAGTATTAGAACTGGAGTGTTGGATGAAAAGGCAGCTGCAACCCAAGCCCTTGGCCTGTTTGCGCAGCACACAAAGATTTCTTATGCTCC ATATTTGGAGGAGACGCTAAGAATCTTGGACAAACACTCTAGTTATTTCCATGAAGATGTTAGACTACAGGCAATCATTGCTTTAAAAC ATATTTTAACTACAGCTCATGCTATCTTCCAAAGCCAAAAT GATGGTGCTGCAAAAGCAAAAAAACTTCTTG ATACTGTGATGAATATTTACATCAAAACTATGGTTGAAGATGATGACAAGGAAGTGGTTGCTCAAGCATGCACTAGTGTGGCCGACATCATAAGAGATTTTGGTTTCGCAGCTCTTGAGCCTT ACTTGCCCCAGCTTGTTGAAGCAACTTCATTGTTGCTTCGAGAGGAATCTGCTTGTCAGCAGATAGAGTCAGACAGtgaaattgatgatgatgatgcttcaCATGATGAAGTGCTTATGGATGCTGTATCTGATCTTCTCCCTGCATTTGCAAAGTCTATGGGTGCTCAATTCGCTCCCATCTTTGCACAGCTATTTGAACCTTTAATGAAATTTGCAGGAAGTCGGTGCCCCATAAGTCTTACAATTAGGAACAAATCACAAAACTAA
- the LOC112714969 gene encoding uncharacterized protein isoform X2 translates to MAQSLELLLIQFLMPDNDARRQAEDQIKRLAKDPQVVPALIHHLRTAKTPNVRQLAAVLLRKKITGHWAKLSPQLKQLVKQSLIDSITMEHSPPVRKASANVVSIVAKYAVPSGEWPDLLPFLFQCSQSAQEDHREVALILFSSLTETVGNAFRPHFAALQALLLKCLQDETSNRVRVAALKAVGSFLEFTHDGDEVIKFREFIPSILNVARQCLASGEEDVAIIAFEIFDELIESPAPLLGDSVKSIVQFSLEVCSSQNLESNTRHQAIQIISWLAKYKSNTLKKHKLVIPILQVLCPLLAESTDESDDDDLAPDRAAAEVIDTMALNIPKHVYPPVFEFSSVSSQNANPKFREASVTALGVISEGCLELMKSKLEPVLHIVLGALRDPEQMVRGAASFALGQFAEHLQPEIVSHYESVLPCILNSLEDASDEVKEKSYYALAAFCENMGEEILPFLDPLMGRLLAALQNSSRNLQETCMSAIGSIASAAEQAFFPYAERVLELMKNFMVLTNDEDLRCRARATELVGIVAMSVGRMRMEPILPPYIEAAISGFGLEFSELREYTHGFFSNVAEILEDSFAQYLPHVVPLAFSSCNLDDGSAVDIDECDDEIANGFGEVSSDDEAHDEPRVRNISIRTGVLDEKAAATQALGLFAQHTKISYAPYLEETLRILDKHSSYFHEDVRLQAIIALKHILTTAHAIFQSQNDGAAKAKKLLDTVMNIYIKTMVEDDDKEVVAQACTSVADIIRDFGFAALEPYLPQLVEATSLLLREESACQQIESDSEIDDDDASHDEVLMDAVSDLLPAFAKSMESFPSPSR, encoded by the exons ATGGCGCAGTCGCTGGAGCTCTTGCTGATTCAATTCCTCATGCCCGACAACGACGCCCGCCGTCAAGCAGAGGACCAAATCAAGCGCCTCGCTAAGGACCCCCAGGTGGTCCCCGCCCTCATTCACCACCTCCGTACCGCCAAGACCCCCAACGTCCGCCAGCTCGCCGCCGTCCTCCTCCGCAAGAAGATCACCGGCCACTGGGCCAAGCTCTCTCCTCAGCTCAAGCAGCTCGTCAAGCAGTCCCTCATCGACAGCATCACCATGGAGCACAG CCCTCCCGTAAGGAAAGCGAGTGCTAATGTAGTGAGCATTGTTGCAAAGTATGCCGTTCCGTCCGGGGAATGGCCggatttgttgccatttctgttCCAGTGTAGTCAGAGTGCACAGGAAGACCACCGCGAA GTGGCGTTAATTCTCTTCAGCTCATTGACTGAAACAGTTGGGAACGCTTTCCGGCCACATTTTGCTGCTCTTCAAGCTCTTCTACTCAAGTGCCTGCAGGATGAGACTAGCAACCGCGTTAGAGTTGCTGCCCTCAA GGCGGTGGGTTCTTTTCTGGAATTCACTCACGATGGAGATGAAGTG ATCAAATTTCGGGAATTTATTCCAAGTATCTTGAATGTAGCACGACAATGCCTAGCTTCAGGAGAAGAAGATGTTGCTATAATTGCTTTTGAAATTTTTGATGAGCTGATAGAATCTCCTGCACCACTTCTTGGAGATTCAGTCAAATCCATAGTGCAGTTCTCCCTTGAGGTTTGCTCGAGTCAAAATTTGGAGTCTAATACACGTCATCAG GCAATTCAGATTATTTCATGGCTGGCAAAGTACAAGTCGAACACTTTGAAAAAGCATAAATTGGTCATCCCTATCCTGCAAGTTTTATGCCCTTTGCTTGCTGAATCAACAGAtgaaagtgatgatgatgatcttGCACCAGATAGAGCTGCTGCAGAAGTTATTGATACAATGGCTTTAAACATTCCAAAGCATGTTTATCCACCAGtttttgaattttcttctgtaAGCAGTCAGAACGCAAATCCAAAGTTTCGAGAAGCATCTGTAACTGCATTGGGTGTGATTTCAGAAGGTTGTTTGGAGCTCATGAAAAGTAAGCTTGAACCTGTTCTCCATATTGTTTTGGGAGCTCTGAGGGATCCGGAACAAATGGTCAGAGGGGCAGCTTCATTTGCTTTGGGTCAATTTGCTGAGCACTTACAGCCTGAAATTGTATCTCATTATGAGAGTGTTCTTCCATgtattttaaattctcttgaggATGCATCTGATGAAGTAAAG GAAAAGTCATACTATGCTTTGGCTGCATTTTGCGAGAACATGGGTGAGGAAATCCTTCCTTTCCTAGATCCTTTGATGGGAAGATTATTGGCAGCTCTCCAAAACAGTTCCCGTAATTTGCAAGAAACATGCATG TCTGCCATTGGTTCTATTGCTTCTGCTGCAGAGCAGGCTTTCTTTCCTTATGCTGAAAGGGTTTTAGAGCTGATGAAAAATTTCATGGTGTTAACTAATGACGAGGATCTCCGTTGCCGTGCAAGAGCAACAGAATTAGTCGGAATTGTTGCAATGTCCGTTGGCAGAATGAGAATGGAACCAATATTACCTCCCTACATAGAAGCTGCAATTTCA GGATTTGGGCTTGAGTTTAGTGAACTTCGGGAGTACACGCATGGATTCTTCAGCAATGTTGCTGAGATTTTGGAAGATAGTTTTGCACAG TATCTTCCTCATGTTGTGCCTCTTGCATTTTCTTCCTGCAATCTTGATGATGGCTCTGCGGTGGATATTGACGAGTGCGATGATGAAATTGCTAATGGATTTGGAGAAGTTTCTTCGGATGATGAAGCTCATGATGAACCAAGAGTTCGAAATATTAGTATTAGAACTGGAGTGTTGGATGAAAAGGCAGCTGCAACCCAAGCCCTTGGCCTGTTTGCGCAGCACACAAAGATTTCTTATGCTCC ATATTTGGAGGAGACGCTAAGAATCTTGGACAAACACTCTAGTTATTTCCATGAAGATGTTAGACTACAGGCAATCATTGCTTTAAAAC ATATTTTAACTACAGCTCATGCTATCTTCCAAAGCCAAAAT GATGGTGCTGCAAAAGCAAAAAAACTTCTTG ATACTGTGATGAATATTTACATCAAAACTATGGTTGAAGATGATGACAAGGAAGTGGTTGCTCAAGCATGCACTAGTGTGGCCGACATCATAAGAGATTTTGGTTTCGCAGCTCTTGAGCCTT ACTTGCCCCAGCTTGTTGAAGCAACTTCATTGTTGCTTCGAGAGGAATCTGCTTGTCAGCAGATAGAGTCAGACAGtgaaattgatgatgatgatgcttcaCATGATGAAGTGCTTATGGATGCTGTATCTGATCTTCTCCCTGCATTTGCAAAGTCTATGG AAAGCTTCCCGTCCCCCTCAAGATAG
- the LOC140175558 gene encoding uncharacterized protein, producing the protein MVVACLAEVAQNMGSPIAAYVDRVMPLVLKELASSDATNRRNAAFCVGELCKNGDDLALRYYDNILRGLHPLFGESEPDDAVRDNAAGAVARMIMVHPESVPLNQVLPVFLRVLPLKEDREESMAVYSCVSTLVFSSNPQILSLVPELVNLSAQVVASPDETSEVKTLVGRTFSHLLSLYGQQMQPILSNLSPAHANALSAFAPRS; encoded by the exons ATGGTTGTTGCCTGCCTTGCTGAAGTTGCTCAGAACATGGGTTCTCCAATTGCGGcctatgttgat AGAGTGATGCCATTGGTACTCAAAGAACTAGCATCATCTGACGCAACGAATAGAAGGAATGCTGCATTTTGTGTTGGAGAATTATGCAAAAATGGTGACGACTTGGCTTTAAG ATACTATGACAATATATTACGTGGACTTCATCCCTTGTTTGGGGAGTCCGAACCTGATGATGCAGTGAGGGATAATGCAGCTGGTGCTGTGGCAAGGATGATTATGGTACACCCTGAATCTGTTCCACTGAATCAG GTTCTTCCTGTTTTCTTGAGAGTTCTTCCTTTAAAGGAAGACCGTGAAGAGTCTATGGCTGTCTATAGTTGTGTCTCCACTCTTGTATTCTCATCCAATCCTCAG ATCCTCTCCCTAGTCCCTGAGCTAGTTAATCTATCAGCTCAAGTGGTGGCATCCCCTGATGAGACATCTGAAGTTAAAACCCTAGTGGGCAGAACGTTCTCTCATCTACTTTCATTATATGGGCAACAAATGCAGCCCATTCTGAGCAATCTCTCACCTGCACATGCAAACGCATTATCTGCATTTGCCCCAAGAAGTTGA